One window of the Rosa rugosa chromosome 3, drRosRugo1.1, whole genome shotgun sequence genome contains the following:
- the LOC133736836 gene encoding protein OXIDATIVE STRESS 3 LIKE 3 → MEIMEGDTNMRTFDMGALRSSLPRNQRGLSRYYSGKARSFTCMADVRCLEDLKKPERPDAKKRKKHTEKKNYAVPAPYPPIPCRRVSSTTQFATPCVGV, encoded by the exons ATGGAGATCATGGAAGGAGACACCAACATGAGAACATTCGACATGGGTGCACTTAGGTCAAGTCTTCCCCGGAA cCAGAGAGGGTTGTCAAGGTACTACTCTGGAAAAGCACGATCATTTACGTGCATGGCCGATGTCCGATGCCTAGAAGATCTCAAGAAACCAGAACGTCCCGATGCGAAAAAGAGGAAGAAACATACTGAGAAGAAGAACTATGCTGTTCCAGCTCCCTATCCTCCCATTCCATGTCGACGAGTTTCTAGTACCACCCAATTTGCTACACCCTGTGTTGGTGTGTGA
- the LOC133736834 gene encoding SUMO-activating enzyme subunit 2 — protein MATQKHSPAIKGAKVLMVGAGGIGCELLKTLALSGFQDIHIIDMDTIEVSNLNRQFLFRQSHVGQSKAKVARDAVLKFRPHISITPYHANVKDPDFNVDFFKQFNVVLNGLDNLDARRHVNRLCLAADVPLIESGTTGFLGQVTVHVKGITECYECQPKPAPKTYPVCTITSTPSKFVHCIVWAKELLFAKLFGDKSQANDLNVRSSDGASSSEQAEDVFEHRKDEDIEQYGRRIYDHVFGYNIEVALSNEETWKNRNRPKPIYSRDAMPVDVSQQNGNVEKNGATNDPSSVSAMVSLGLKNPQDVWSLMENSRVFLEALKLFFMKRGKEIGNMIFDKDDQLAVEFVTAAANIRATAFGIPLHSLFEAKGIAGNIVHAVATTNAIIAGLIVIETVKVLQNDAKNYRMTYCLEHPTRKMLLMPVEPFEPNKSCYVCSETPLLLEINTNRAKLRDIVEKIVKNKLGMNSPLIMHGAALLYEVGDDLDEAMIKNYAANLDKVLSEFPSPVTSGTMLTIEDLQQELKCNINIKHREEFDEEKEPDGMVLSGWTQATSVVKDDKKSNANVGSTSSASELETDKNNEIETAPGKKRKLSDVSEADTSSVAGDTKSHGKLEVLDDDDDDVVMFNDWDSAANKKLRSQ, from the exons ATGGCTACCCAGAAACACTCGCCTGCTATAAAG GGCGCCAAAGTTCTCATGGTTGGAGCAGGAGGTATCGGCTGCGAGCTCCTCAAGACTCTCGCTCTCTCTGGCTTCCAAGACATTCATATT ATTGACATGGACACTATAGAAGTCAGTAACCTCAACAGGCAATTCCTCTTTCGACAATCGCATGTTGGGCAATCCAAGGCCAAA GTTGCTCGGGATGCTGTCTTAAAATTTAGGCCTCACATAAGCATTACTCCATACCATGCAAATGTTAAGGACCCTGACTTCAACGTGGATTTCTTTAAACAGTTTAACGTTGTTTTGAATGGACTTGACAACTTGGATGCCAGGCGACATGTGAATCGCCTATGCTTGGCAGCTGATGTTCCTTTAATCGAAAGTGGGACTACTGGGTTCCTTGGACAG GTGACTGTACATGTGAAGGGAATAACAGAGTGCTATGAATGCCAGCCTAAACCTGCTCCCAAAACGTACCCTGTCTGCACCATAACGAGCACTCCATCAAAG TTTGTTCACTGCATTGTATGGGCGAAGGAACTGCTCTTTGCAAAGTTGTTTGGGGACAAGAGTCAGGCCAATGATTTGAATGTGCGTTCCAGTGATGGTGCTAGCTCATCAGAACAGGCAGAAGATGTTTTTGAGCATAGGAAAGATGAAGACATTGAGCAATATGGAAGAAGAATATATGATCATGTATTTGGTTATAACATTGAGGTAGCTTTGTCTAATGAGGAGACATGGAAGAACCGTAATAGACCAAAGCCCATATATAGTAGGGATGCCATGCCTGTTGATGTCAGTCAACAGAATGGAAATGTGGAAAAAAATGGTGCAACCAATGATCCATCTTCAGTATCTGCCATGGTATCTCTAGGACTGAAGAATCCACAAGATGTGTGGAGCCTTATGGAAAATTCTAGAGTCTTTCTTGAGGCTTTGAAACTATTTTTCATGAAAAGGGGAAAG GAGATTGGAAACATGATTTTTGATAAAGATGATCAGCTAGCTGTAGAATTTGTTACTGCTGCCGCAAACATAAGGGCCACTGCTTTTGGCATCCCATTGCATAGTCTATTTGAAGCTAAAGGTATTGCTGGTAATATTGTCCATGCTGTTGCAACAACAAATGCAATTATTGCTGGGTTGATTGTCATTGAGACAGTCAAGGTGCTGCAAAATGACGCAAAAAATTACAG GATGACTTATTGTCTGGAACATCCAACAAGAAAGATGCTACTCATGCCAGTGGAACCATTTGAACCTAACAAGTCCTGCTATGTCTGTTCGGAG ACACCACTATTATTAGAGATCAACACCAACCGTGCAAAATTGCGGGACATAGTTGAAAAGATAGTTAAAAACAAGCTTGGAATGAACTCTCCACTCATTATGCACGGAGCAGCCCTTCTTTATGAAGTTGGTGATGACCTGGATGAAGCCATGATAAAAAATTATGCAGCGAATCTTGATAAG GTGCTATCTGAGTTTCCTTCTCCAGTTACTAGTGGAACCATGCTGACAATTGAGGATCTTCAGCAAGAACTGAAATGCAATATCAATATCAAACacag AGAGGAATTTGATGAGGAGAAGGAACCTGATGGAATGGTTCTATCTGGATGGACTCAAGCTACTTCTGTGGTCAAGGATGACAAGAAGTCCAATGCTAATGTTGGAAGCACATCAAGTGCATCAGAACTGGAGACTGATAAGAATAATGAGATTGAAACTGCTcctggaaagaaaagaaaactgtCCGATGTTTCTGAGGCAGATACGTCAAGTGTTGCTGGTGATACAAAAAGTCATGGTAAATTGGAAGTTCTtgacgacgacgatgatgatGTTGTCATGTTTAATGATTGGGATTCAGCCGCCAACAAGAAGTTAAGGTCGCAATAG
- the LOC133736833 gene encoding protein CHROMATIN REMODELING 35-like gives MEPAVDIRPGKDATYDGLYSKGHKRLKLSSDRNVCDGMVLSASMHSEIVQKPCSTSAVVDYTDPLAIQNLLEGLDDSGKYGSVAKDMKTFTAQIHQVLNPLLAKYPTLSNAYFKEERRHSQLAPKLAIQQAPSLAQNNVIDLDDDCVDNAPAASSPIVIIDSDEEQNEDQRPSYSFQEVFMTQPSYSFKDVIMPQPSQQVFRKHFGVRDRVEEASLSAGTETNKDPGVYVGVEDEESTEDDDGLGDAWMEMSMALESSKDVTVDPLSEERTNEGDCEHSFVLKDDLGYVCRICGVIDRGIDTIFEFQYNKVKRSTRTYMPDSRNGKDRDSTETGGVKLSEDGLIITEISAHPRHMKQMKPHQLEGFNFLVSNLVGDNPGGCILAHAPGSGKTFMIISFMQSFLAKYPNARPLVVLPKGILDTWKKEFKYWQVEDIPLFDFYEAKADNRSQQLEVLKKWVDQKSILFLGYKQFSSIVCDRETNQISTSCQEILLKAPSILIMDEGHTPRNDNTDVFQSIAKLQTPRKVVLSGTIYQNHVKEVFNILNLVRPKFLRSETSRPIIKRIMSRVDIKGARKQFKAGADNVFYELVEDTLQRDTDFRRKVTVIHDLREMTSKVLHYYKGDSLDELPGLVDFTVVLNLSAWQKQKFQKEFKKFARKFKQSSVGSAVYLHPKLYSVSKDWKPSDSNEKMDELIETIDLNEGIKAKFFFNMLRLCESSGEKLLVFSQYLPPLKFLERLTVKTKGWSLGRELFVITGDSKSENREWSMERFNNSPDAKVFFGSIKACGEGISLVGASRVIILDVHLNPSVTRQAIGRAFRPGQKKKVFVYRLVAADSPEEEDHSTCFQKELIAKMWFEWNEYCGYRDFEVDTVDVKDCGDLFLESPVLGEDVKVLYRR, from the exons ATGGAGCCGGCAGTGGATATACGGCCCGGTAAAGACGCCACTTACGACG GTTTGTATTCCAAGGGGCATAAGAGGTTGAAATTGTCTTCTGATAGAAATGTATGTGATGGAATGGTCTTGTCTGCAAGTATGCATAGTGAAATTGTACAGAAGCCATGTTCTACTTCTGCAGTTGTCGATTACACTGATCCGTTAGCTATACAAAACTTGCTGGAGGGATTAGATGACAGTGGTAAATATGGAAGTGTTGCAAAGGACATGAAGACATTTACTGCTCAAATACATCAAGTACTGAACCCTTTGCTTGCAAAATACCCCACACTATCAAATGCATACTTTAAAGAGGAAAGAAGGCATAGTCAATTGGCTCCTAAATTAGCAATTCAACAAGCTCCGTCCCTGGCACAAAATAATGTCATTGATTTGGATgatgactgtgttgacaatgcTCCGGCAGCATCATCGCCTATTGTAATCATTGATTCAGATGAGGAACAGAATGAAGATCAGAGGCCTTCTTACTCTTTCCAGGAGGTTTTTATGACACAACCATCTTATTCTTTCAAGGATGTAATTATGCCACAGCCATCTCAACAAGTTTTCAGGAAGCACTTTGGG GTGAGGGATCGAGTAGAAGAAGCAAGTCTGTCTGCTGGAACTGAAACAAATAAAGATCCAGGTGTTTATGTGGGTGTAGAAGATGAAGAAAGTACCGAAGATGATGATGGTTTAGGAGATGCATGGATGGAAATGTCAATGGCATTAGAATCTTCAAAG GATGTCACTGTAGACCCTTTATCTGAAGAAAGAACGAATGAAGGCGACTGTGAGCATTCTTTTGTCTTAAAAGATGATCTTGGATATGTTTGCCGCATCTGTGGGGTTATTGACAGAGGAATTGATACAATATTTGAGTTTCAGTATAACAAG GTCAAAAGGAGTACAAGAACGTACATGCCTGATTCTCGTAATGGGAAAGACAGAGATTCAACTGAGACGGGTGGAGTTAAACTTTCTGAAGATGGTTTGATAATAACTGAAATATCTGCTCACCCAAGACATATGAAGCAAATGAAACCTCATCAACTGGAGGGTTTCAATTTTCTTGTTAGCAACTTAGTTGGTGATAATCCTGGTGGTTGCATCTTGGCCCATGCTCCAGGTTCTGGTAAAACATTTATGATAATTAGTTTCATGCAAAGTTTCCTAGCCAAGTATCCAAATGCTAGACCGCTGGTTGTTCTTCCTAAGGGAATATTGGATACATGGAAAAAGGAGTTTAAATATTGGCAAGTAGAAGATATTCCTTTATTTGACTTCTATGAGGCCAAAGCAGACAATCGGTCACAGCAGCTGGAGGTTTTGAAGAAGTGGGTAGATCAGAAGAGCATCCTGTTCTTAGGGTACAAACAGTTCTCCTCTATTGTTTGTGATCGAGAAACTAACCAGATATCAACTTCGTGCCAGGAGATATTGCTAAAGGCACCTTCAATTCTTATTATGGATGAAGGGCACACCCCTCGGAATGACAACACTGATGTATTCCAATCCATTGCAAAATTGCAGACACCTAGGAAAGTTGTACTTTCTGGAACTATTTATCAAAATCACGTGAAGGAAGTATTCAACATTCTGAATCTGGTTCGTCCTAAGTTTTTAAGATCAGAAACTTCCCGACCCATCATCAAGCGCATAATGAGTAGGGTAGATATAAAAGGTGCAAGGAAGCAGTTCAAAGCTGGTGCTGATAATGTTTTCTATGAACTAGTGGAGGATACTCTGCAGAGGGATACAGATTTCAGAAGGAAAGTGACTGTCATACATGACTTGCGTGAGATGACCAGCAAGGTCCTTCATTACTACAAAGGAGATTCTCTGGATGAGCTTCCTGGACTTGTTGATTTCACCGTGGTACTCAATCTAAGCGCCTGGCAGAAGCAGAAATTCCAGAAGGAATTCAAGAAGTTTGCAAGGAAGTTCAAGCAAAGTTCAGTTGGCAGTGCTGTTTATCTGCACCCAAAATTGTACTCCGTCTCCAAGGACTGGAAACCCTCTGATTCAAATGAAAAGATGGATGAGTTGATCGAGACGATAGACTTGAATGAAGGAATTAAGGCAAAATTCTTTTTCAATATGCTTAGGTTATGTGAGTCGTCTGGTGAGAAACTTTTGGTTTTCAGTCAGTACCTCCCACCTTTGAAATTTTTAGAGAGATTAACAGTCAAAACGAAGGGTTGGAGTCTCGGGAGAGAATTGTTTGTGATCACAGGGGATTCAAAGTCTGAGAATAGGGAGTggtccatggagagatttaacaATTCCCCTGATGCTAAGGTGTTTTTTGGCTCCATCAAGGCATGTGGAGAGGGTATATCTTTAGTAGGGGCTTCACGAGTAATAATTTTGGATGTTCATCTTAATCCCTCTGTGACCCGGCAAGCAATTGGCCGTGCATTTAGACCTGGTCAAAAGAAGAAAGTATTTGTATATAGATTGGTAGCTGCTGATTCCCCTGAAGAGGAAGATCATAGTACTTGCTtccaaaaagaattaattgcCAAAATGTGGTTTGAATGGAACGAATATTGTGGTTATCGGGATTTTGAAGTGGATACTGTTGATGTGAAAGATTGTGGTGATCTTTTTCTTGAAAGTCCAGTGTTGGGGGAAGATGTGAAGGTTCTGTACAGAAG gTAG